One Nitrospinota bacterium genomic region harbors:
- a CDS encoding radical SAM protein yields MIQHPSIDEWRKGEIVSTAGPYMVNISSSSRCNLSCFMCTQSFLDEIPVQIGMENLKPYFEKSAELYLGGIGEPLYLSKSQNPMAYEAYHHAINNLNSLKLSVYTNGVLVDEEMARTMMKRFHHVHFSIDTTDPAVYEKVRGKPLAGKVLENIRRLGKMKKDAGLSREDDPIININTILMESTLDTLPDVARLAVEVGAHTHTYIKLHVKNPPEFIQALKEQLAKNGDDPAKNQEILKAHADEVVKEFISAETVAPERLSRIRKELLEIYEGSGIVIEDQIPLFIEHNNAIAKPPAPEQYKICPHPWTSFHIRENGDVYCCCTNELILGNITCMNFDELINGPIVQGIRKAFLKGEMRGCHKESCSATIDFFSRDDAYIQDLMENLDTSFAGKEIDTILFLRTASFHLTRLAVATLREKFRSAKITLITNAQGVEECRSWGTADEVLPYPHKRFEPEDFDIWWRSMNRERPALFTTILPYKLRMDYTNIDAIFALLDAGIKKKITGFGEIVDP; encoded by the coding sequence ATGATACAACACCCTTCCATCGACGAATGGCGCAAGGGGGAGATCGTATCAACCGCCGGTCCGTACATGGTGAACATCTCCTCCTCCAGCAGATGCAATCTCTCATGTTTCATGTGCACGCAGAGCTTCCTGGACGAGATACCTGTGCAAATCGGAATGGAAAACCTTAAACCGTATTTTGAAAAATCGGCGGAACTCTATCTCGGGGGGATTGGCGAGCCTCTATACCTCTCCAAAAGTCAGAACCCGATGGCTTACGAGGCATATCATCACGCGATAAACAATCTTAACAGCCTCAAGCTCTCCGTCTATACCAACGGCGTACTGGTGGACGAGGAGATGGCCCGGACGATGATGAAGCGGTTCCACCATGTCCATTTCTCCATAGATACCACCGACCCGGCCGTATATGAAAAGGTGCGCGGAAAACCTCTCGCCGGAAAAGTGCTTGAAAACATCAGGCGGCTTGGCAAAATGAAAAAGGATGCGGGGCTTTCCCGAGAAGACGACCCGATAATCAACATCAACACCATACTGATGGAATCTACGCTTGATACCCTGCCGGATGTCGCGAGGCTCGCCGTCGAAGTCGGGGCGCATACGCATACATATATAAAGCTCCATGTTAAGAATCCGCCGGAATTCATCCAGGCGCTCAAGGAACAACTGGCGAAGAATGGCGACGACCCGGCAAAGAACCAGGAGATATTGAAGGCGCACGCGGATGAAGTGGTAAAGGAGTTCATCTCTGCCGAGACGGTCGCCCCCGAGAGGCTTTCAAGGATAAGAAAAGAGCTTTTGGAGATTTACGAGGGGAGCGGCATCGTGATAGAGGACCAGATCCCGCTGTTCATCGAGCACAATAACGCAATCGCCAAACCACCCGCGCCTGAGCAGTATAAGATCTGCCCGCATCCATGGACCAGCTTCCACATCAGGGAAAACGGCGACGTCTACTGCTGTTGCACCAACGAGCTGATACTCGGCAACATCACCTGCATGAACTTCGACGAATTGATTAACGGCCCTATTGTGCAGGGAATAAGGAAAGCGTTTCTTAAAGGGGAGATGCGCGGGTGCCACAAGGAGAGCTGTAGCGCCACTATCGATTTCTTCTCGCGCGACGACGCGTACATCCAGGACCTGATGGAGAATCTCGACACCTCTTTCGCCGGGAAGGAAATCGATACTATCCTCTTTCTCCGAACGGCTAGCTTTCACCTGACGCGTCTCGCTGTCGCAACGCTCAGGGAAAAATTCCGTTCCGCAAAGATCACGTTAATAACCAACGCGCAGGGGGTGGAGGAGTGCCGCTCATGGGGTACCGCCGACGAAGTGCTCCCCTATCCGCACAAACGATTCGAGCCTGAAGATTTTGATATATGGTGGAGATCAATGAACAGGGAGAGGCCCGCCCTCTTCACGACTATCCTCCCGTACAAACTCCGTATGGACTACACGAACATCGACGCCATCTTCGCCCTTCTCGACGCCGGAATAAAGAAGAAAATAACCGGATTCGGCGAAATCGTCGACCCTTGA
- a CDS encoding glycosyltransferase, which produces MEKTTALLLCTAPPDAVEKASDLAKTKFGCDNIFFAGSSTSPFSKQNSDKFLSWGDGPFSFAKAITLYPAARKIKPDIVLIPLNNPGGHGYRLLKLFAKLVSKSAVTITPDGDTAEVDEGLFTLLFSPEEKFHAIAISILEIFARPLVCRFNKKTKIPKPAKIVSPTPYKTIVERERGAPQVSIVIRTYNEEKFLGKTLEAVFLQKGVDAEVIVIDSSSTDSTLEIAKSFPARIFTIRKEDFTYGGTLNLGAKLARGEIIVNLSAHAVPAGNRWLSSLIEPLNDGTVAGVHGRELPMEGHAGLFEEKILLDAFGERPLTRSSDPFFSNANSAIPKKFIQEFPFDESLGWAEDQLWASAVQKGGYKTAYAPAAAVYHSHNLNMAGNFDRSLAYYRMLFYTIHKENAAEVASSFRKKLPTRALSFRKFLTIRKDMNPIYALLYAPWCEFVNYLGCREALSEFRRGGLAQTASGGGAV; this is translated from the coding sequence TTGGAAAAAACAACAGCTCTTCTGCTATGCACCGCGCCGCCAGATGCGGTTGAAAAGGCCTCCGATTTAGCCAAGACCAAATTCGGTTGCGACAATATCTTTTTTGCTGGCTCTTCCACCTCCCCTTTCAGCAAACAGAACAGCGACAAATTCCTCTCATGGGGGGACGGCCCCTTCTCCTTTGCCAAGGCGATCACACTCTACCCAGCCGCAAGGAAAATAAAACCTGATATAGTTTTGATACCTCTTAACAACCCCGGCGGGCATGGATACCGTCTTCTAAAACTTTTCGCCAAACTCGTTTCAAAATCCGCAGTCACAATAACCCCGGACGGTGATACCGCCGAAGTAGACGAAGGTCTCTTCACCCTTCTCTTCTCCCCAGAGGAAAAATTCCACGCCATTGCAATCTCCATCCTTGAGATTTTTGCCAGACCATTAGTTTGCCGTTTCAATAAAAAAACAAAAATACCCAAACCTGCAAAGATAGTTTCGCCAACCCCCTATAAGACTATCGTTGAAAGAGAGAGAGGCGCACCGCAGGTCTCTATCGTCATCCGCACTTACAACGAGGAAAAATTTCTCGGCAAAACGCTTGAGGCGGTATTTCTCCAAAAGGGCGTTGACGCCGAGGTAATCGTAATCGACTCTTCTTCCACCGACTCTACGCTGGAAATCGCAAAATCGTTCCCGGCAAGGATATTCACCATTAGGAAAGAGGATTTCACCTACGGCGGAACACTCAACCTCGGCGCAAAACTCGCCCGCGGTGAGATAATCGTAAACCTGAGCGCCCACGCCGTCCCGGCCGGAAACAGGTGGCTCTCAAGCCTCATCGAACCGCTGAACGACGGAACCGTCGCCGGGGTACATGGACGGGAGCTACCGATGGAGGGTCACGCGGGCCTCTTTGAGGAGAAGATACTTCTCGACGCGTTCGGCGAGAGGCCCCTGACTCGGAGCTCCGACCCCTTCTTCTCCAATGCGAACTCCGCCATACCGAAAAAGTTTATTCAAGAGTTCCCCTTCGACGAATCACTCGGATGGGCCGAGGATCAGCTCTGGGCCTCAGCCGTACAGAAGGGGGGGTACAAGACAGCCTATGCCCCAGCCGCCGCGGTTTACCACTCCCATAACCTCAATATGGCGGGGAATTTCGACAGATCCCTGGCCTATTACAGGATGCTCTTTTATACTATCCACAAAGAGAACGCCGCCGAAGTGGCCTCATCGTTCAGGAAAAAGCTCCCGACCAGGGCTTTAAGTTTCCGCAAATTTTTGACGATAAGGAAGGATATGAACCCGATTTACGCACTCCTTTACGCGCCATGGTGCGAATTCGTCAACTACCTCGGCTGCCGGGAGGCGCTTTCGGAGTTCCGGCGCGGCGGCCTCGCCCAAACAGCGTCTGGCGGAGGCGCCGTATGA
- a CDS encoding SGNH/GDSL hydrolase family protein, translating to MAVNILISFVLLHVAVVIRAVWLFAETGKGRTTPGGATRYGTSFFILFAAISISAWLYFGSSLYAITCFILLFLATEAVLLYFFKRPGPPPVFYRFHPFKAYEAVPEATRRTGEKSNRAGFRGPDIERAKPKDVFRIFLVGGSTTYDGAHGDGRNYGDFISDELNEKFSNKRFELVNCALPGYTSMQSLILTASKLVDYAPDVIVFMHSINDASMRLLNIEQTDYSAPYGPYIVPEKKPWEDSLLFSMLLAEFNTLHNRWFRNGPEDLEQLVFNPEYYSLITGIESEWAKENLEKGSTYSYRRNLISMIGLSRMFGFDLVLCTAPINNHPACVWKWWHKYRIQAITENNEEALRVASEYSLPVVDLAKKFNGKLEYFVDLVHMNIAGQMAKSKPVAEAIGEIFIRRRNDIFQSQAR from the coding sequence TTGGCCGTTAATATACTCATATCGTTTGTTCTTCTGCATGTAGCTGTTGTTATCAGGGCTGTATGGCTTTTTGCCGAGACAGGGAAGGGGAGAACCACTCCCGGCGGAGCTACAAGGTATGGAACATCATTTTTCATATTGTTTGCGGCTATTTCTATTAGTGCATGGTTATATTTCGGATCGTCATTGTACGCAATAACTTGTTTTATTCTTCTCTTTCTGGCGACTGAAGCGGTCTTGCTCTATTTTTTCAAAAGGCCGGGACCGCCGCCGGTATTTTACCGGTTCCATCCTTTCAAAGCATATGAAGCGGTCCCAGAGGCAACAAGGCGGACCGGAGAAAAATCGAACCGAGCCGGATTTCGCGGGCCGGATATTGAAAGGGCTAAACCCAAAGATGTATTCAGGATATTCCTTGTCGGTGGATCAACTACCTACGACGGCGCTCACGGGGATGGAAGAAACTATGGAGACTTCATAAGTGACGAACTGAACGAAAAATTCAGCAATAAAAGGTTCGAGCTTGTGAACTGCGCTTTGCCGGGATACACCAGCATGCAAAGCCTGATCCTTACTGCATCCAAACTTGTGGACTATGCGCCGGATGTAATAGTTTTCATGCACAGTATCAATGATGCAAGCATGAGACTTCTGAATATTGAGCAGACTGACTATTCCGCTCCATACGGTCCGTATATTGTGCCTGAAAAAAAGCCATGGGAGGATTCGCTTCTGTTTTCCATGCTCCTTGCGGAGTTTAACACTCTTCACAATCGCTGGTTCAGGAACGGACCCGAAGATCTGGAGCAACTGGTATTTAATCCTGAATATTATTCTCTTATCACAGGTATTGAAAGTGAATGGGCAAAGGAAAACCTGGAAAAAGGGAGTACCTATTCATACAGGAGAAACCTGATTTCAATGATAGGACTCAGCCGGATGTTCGGGTTTGATCTTGTTTTATGCACGGCACCGATCAATAATCATCCGGCATGCGTATGGAAATGGTGGCATAAATATAGAATACAGGCGATCACGGAAAATAACGAAGAAGCGCTCAGGGTTGCGTCGGAATACTCCCTGCCTGTTGTGGACCTTGCAAAGAAATTTAACGGGAAGTTGGAATATTTTGTTGATCTTGTTCATATGAACATCGCGGGTCAGATGGCAAAATCAAAACCGGTCGCGGAAGCGATCGGTGAAATATTCATCAGACGGAGAAACGACATTTTCCAGAGCCAGGCCAGGTAA
- a CDS encoding methyltransferase domain-containing protein: protein MNEEFKRIAGYVQTSVFDERSLETALFLRNILPVVWIACGNQAGIPDKALPEGIRLYVGEDSPFDRIISFNEKVKPHSILRVPAGCPTILITHDSVKEMIDIFDKEDADMCYKDGRPDRIFLEITHGRALSLLQEKRKELTRCARYYTSFFHNPGLFKVVSAAPPSIREMQKEVDSSRWFHSIDFGNGVKSYGYSPNEILSPQFELLDCFKGKRVLDVGMADGYYSFIVEKKGAREVVGVDIDSSEDMDIGLGESRKIYESQIRKISPGGESVPNELAKNFEIAKRLFNSSVKRVGMTAYEISPEKLGMFDTVLYLGVLYHLLNPMLGLARARSVCKGEMFLQTTMDIDTSEKPIMSFTEGGIDVSGPNSLDFSHWWTPNLACLKAMLRTAGFSKIEELSVDQRRGYAFLRCE from the coding sequence TTGAATGAAGAATTCAAAAGAATCGCAGGATATGTCCAAACCTCCGTATTCGATGAAAGATCGCTTGAGACGGCTCTCTTCCTAAGGAATATACTCCCTGTAGTCTGGATCGCGTGCGGCAATCAGGCCGGAATACCCGATAAAGCTTTGCCCGAAGGGATACGCCTCTATGTCGGCGAGGATTCCCCTTTCGACAGGATCATCTCTTTCAACGAAAAGGTTAAGCCTCATTCTATATTGAGAGTTCCAGCGGGATGCCCAACAATTCTTATCACACATGATTCGGTCAAGGAGATGATAGACATTTTCGACAAAGAAGATGCCGATATGTGTTACAAAGACGGTCGACCGGACAGGATATTCCTCGAGATCACACATGGCCGCGCTCTTTCGCTTTTGCAGGAGAAACGGAAAGAACTTACGCGTTGTGCAAGGTATTACACAAGCTTCTTCCACAACCCCGGCCTGTTCAAGGTTGTATCTGCCGCGCCTCCATCAATTCGCGAAATGCAAAAGGAAGTGGACTCTTCAAGGTGGTTCCATTCTATCGATTTTGGAAACGGCGTTAAAAGCTATGGATATTCCCCCAACGAAATCCTTTCTCCCCAATTTGAACTGCTCGACTGTTTTAAGGGGAAGCGGGTGCTGGATGTTGGAATGGCAGACGGTTATTACAGTTTCATTGTGGAGAAAAAAGGGGCACGCGAGGTCGTTGGCGTGGATATCGACAGTTCCGAGGATATGGACATCGGGCTAGGCGAAAGCCGTAAAATATATGAAAGCCAAATACGCAAAATTTCCCCCGGCGGGGAAAGCGTGCCCAATGAACTGGCAAAAAATTTCGAAATTGCCAAACGGCTCTTCAACTCCAGCGTGAAGCGGGTCGGGATGACCGCTTATGAAATCTCGCCGGAAAAACTCGGCATGTTCGACACCGTGCTTTATTTAGGCGTACTTTATCACCTCCTGAATCCGATGCTTGGCCTCGCCAGGGCAAGGAGCGTGTGCAAAGGTGAAATGTTTCTCCAAACTACCATGGATATCGATACATCGGAAAAACCTATAATGTCATTTACCGAAGGGGGCATCGACGTATCTGGGCCGAACTCCCTCGATTTTTCCCATTGGTGGACGCCGAACCTCGCATGTTTGAAGGCGATGCTCCGAACCGCCGGTTTTAGCAAAATAGAAGAACTGAGCGTTGACCAGCGCCGAGGATACGCCTTTCTTCGATGCGAATGA
- a CDS encoding B12-binding domain-containing radical SAM protein, with product MKVVVATSPGRFSGNRYPCPFPSRWTSLFQDYPVFIFFPYELAYLSSLLKRDLPNANVKMVDGTWLRFTTEDYLRYLEYEKPDYVVFEADTVTYGETLKVAKAIKAKLGTKIIMTGQYPTVYPQKVLEDGNDYACIGEYEETVKDILLGLEPSSIQGLYPNPHRHILNIDSLPDPEDDDIRRIDYSYSGGCRWTRYRSIEVHATRGCPYTCDFCVAGNVYYEKPNWRARSPERIIGEIETLRSKYPGIEGVFFNEETHIVKKDWILKLCDAIVASGNNDLHYEAMANHLLLNEEILVALKKAGYYRLRIGIETIDDTTSRSIGRKTKPERLENLLRLAKKIGIEMYGTFIIGASGSSKEGDLATIDYGANLLSEGLISSHQESIAVPHPGTPFYTKAVKEGWLKSDDHENFNGVLGSVISYPHYSGDEIKESLQTLAKRFEIAKGQETVREVKSIQMQKTALLTKDRQAVKEELKKLEDIFNCGEHERTIEEAEKILERFPQLLKPLYLAASARKRLGMGDESLEIFERIIATSLDYDDALSFAGGAHYHIADIYLSKGMKEEAMEHVKKCMHLVPLHEKAREVFWKLSQDGIGPRKMNLQAAVQFE from the coding sequence TTGAAAGTTGTAGTAGCCACCTCCCCCGGCAGGTTTTCGGGAAACCGCTACCCATGCCCCTTCCCAAGCAGGTGGACCTCCCTCTTTCAGGATTACCCCGTCTTCATCTTCTTCCCGTATGAGCTTGCCTACCTCTCTTCCTTGCTAAAGAGGGACCTGCCGAACGCAAACGTGAAGATGGTGGACGGCACATGGCTCCGCTTTACAACGGAAGACTACCTCCGCTACCTTGAATACGAAAAGCCCGATTACGTCGTCTTCGAGGCGGACACGGTTACCTACGGTGAAACCCTCAAGGTCGCAAAAGCGATAAAGGCAAAGCTCGGCACGAAGATAATAATGACCGGCCAGTACCCGACCGTCTATCCGCAGAAGGTGCTGGAGGACGGGAACGATTACGCATGTATCGGCGAGTACGAGGAGACGGTAAAGGATATCCTTCTCGGCCTGGAGCCATCGTCTATTCAGGGTCTATACCCAAATCCACACCGTCATATACTCAATATCGATTCACTCCCCGATCCGGAGGACGATGACATCCGAAGAATAGATTATAGCTACTCCGGCGGATGCCGATGGACCCGCTACCGCTCCATAGAGGTGCACGCCACGCGCGGTTGTCCATACACATGTGATTTCTGCGTAGCCGGAAACGTCTACTACGAAAAGCCTAACTGGCGCGCCCGAAGCCCGGAGCGCATCATCGGCGAGATTGAGACATTGCGCTCGAAATATCCAGGCATCGAAGGTGTCTTCTTCAATGAAGAGACACACATCGTAAAGAAAGATTGGATATTGAAGCTGTGCGACGCAATAGTCGCATCCGGCAACAACGATCTCCACTACGAAGCGATGGCGAACCACCTCCTCCTTAACGAGGAGATACTCGTAGCGCTCAAGAAGGCCGGTTACTACCGCCTGCGGATAGGAATAGAAACGATAGACGATACCACCAGCAGAAGCATCGGGAGAAAAACAAAACCTGAAAGGCTCGAAAACCTTCTCCGCTTGGCAAAAAAGATAGGGATTGAGATGTACGGCACATTCATCATCGGCGCGTCCGGCTCTTCAAAGGAAGGCGACCTGGCAACCATCGATTACGGCGCTAATCTCCTTTCCGAAGGGCTTATATCAAGCCATCAGGAATCTATAGCGGTCCCCCACCCCGGCACGCCGTTCTATACAAAGGCCGTCAAAGAGGGTTGGCTTAAATCTGACGATCATGAGAACTTCAACGGCGTACTGGGGAGCGTGATAAGTTATCCCCACTACTCCGGCGACGAGATAAAAGAGAGCCTCCAGACTCTCGCGAAAAGGTTTGAAATAGCCAAGGGGCAGGAAACCGTCAGGGAAGTAAAATCTATCCAGATGCAGAAAACCGCCCTCCTCACGAAAGACAGACAGGCTGTCAAGGAGGAGCTGAAAAAACTTGAGGATATCTTCAACTGCGGAGAGCATGAAAGAACGATAGAGGAAGCGGAAAAGATCCTTGAACGCTTCCCCCAGCTTCTAAAACCGCTATACCTTGCCGCCTCCGCACGCAAGAGGCTCGGCATGGGCGACGAATCGCTTGAGATATTCGAGAGGATAATCGCGACGTCGCTCGATTACGATGACGCCCTTTCGTTCGCCGGAGGCGCGCATTACCATATCGCCGATATTTATTTATCGAAAGGGATGAAGGAGGAAGCTATGGAGCATGTCAAAAAGTGCATGCACCTTGTCCCCCTGCATGAAAAAGCGAGAGAAGTTTTCTGGAAACTTTCCCAAGATGGCATAGGTCCGCGTAAAATGAATCTTCAAGCGGCGGTGCAGTTTGAATGA